A genomic window from Acinetobacter chinensis includes:
- a CDS encoding bifunctional prephenate dehydrogenase/3-phosphoshikimate 1-carboxyvinyltransferase yields MSQPVLKDQPLFKKVAFIGLGLIGSSLARVMIAEHLAEKIVASTRSKKTLEDAKALGIISEGFSDPAEAVKDADLVILALPVRATQKALESIKPYLSENVIITDVGSTKGNVVDAAKAVFGENLPVGFVPGHPIAGAEHTGVHAGKVDLFANHKVILTPLASSADWAVEKLIQLWQAAKAEVICMDVDKHDEVLAHTSHLPHLMAFNLVEQLANREDNLDIFRYAAGGFRDFSRIAASDPQMWHDIFFANKKAILNAVDGFEAQLATLRQLIENEDSQALMGLLGHAQAARQHFNHMLANKPLMEKNKVTQQFTILPGEKTFKGKFTVPGDKSVSHRSIMFGAIAEGTTHVTGFLEGEDALATLQAFRDMGVSIEGPKNGEVTIHGVGINGLKAPKTALYMGNSGTSMRLLSGMLSAQQFDSVMTGDASLSKRPMERIAKPLREMGAQIQSTGERGTPPISITGAQALKGIHYDLPMASAQVKSGILLAGLWAAGETSVTEPEPTRDHTERMLRAFGYDVKTEGNRISLQGGGKLVGTEIQVPSDISSAAFFMVGAAITEGSDVTLEAVGINPTRTGVIEILKQMGADLTVENERVAGGEPIADIRIRGSRTLKGIHMPEDQVPLAIDEFPALFIAAACAEGQTILTGAAELRVKESDRIQVMADGLKTMGIDCTPTEDGIIIEGKGKSGEWGAIFTGGEIESHHDHRIAMSFSMAGLRNSEVIKIVGTETVATSFPTFTQLTTQAGLNIQVTE; encoded by the coding sequence GATACTGGCATTGCCTGTGCGTGCGACGCAAAAGGCTTTGGAAAGTATCAAACCGTATTTATCTGAAAATGTCATCATTACTGATGTAGGTAGTACCAAAGGCAATGTGGTGGATGCAGCCAAAGCCGTATTTGGTGAAAATTTACCTGTAGGTTTTGTTCCAGGTCATCCGATTGCAGGCGCTGAACATACAGGCGTGCATGCAGGTAAAGTTGATTTATTTGCCAACCACAAAGTCATTTTAACGCCATTAGCCAGTAGCGCAGATTGGGCAGTCGAAAAGCTGATTCAGCTGTGGCAAGCGGCAAAAGCAGAAGTGATCTGTATGGATGTCGATAAGCATGATGAAGTGCTTGCGCATACCAGTCATTTACCACATTTGATGGCGTTTAACCTGGTTGAGCAACTTGCCAATCGTGAAGATAATCTCGATATTTTCCGTTATGCCGCAGGTGGTTTTCGTGATTTCTCTCGGATTGCAGCCAGTGATCCGCAGATGTGGCACGATATTTTCTTTGCCAATAAAAAAGCTATTCTGAATGCAGTTGATGGTTTTGAAGCTCAGCTCGCAACATTGCGCCAACTCATTGAAAATGAAGATTCACAGGCATTGATGGGACTGCTTGGACATGCGCAAGCCGCACGTCAGCATTTCAATCACATGCTCGCCAATAAACCTTTGATGGAGAAAAATAAGGTGACACAACAATTTACCATTTTGCCGGGTGAGAAGACATTTAAAGGTAAATTTACCGTGCCAGGTGACAAATCAGTGTCACATCGTTCCATCATGTTTGGTGCGATTGCGGAAGGAACAACGCATGTGACGGGTTTCCTTGAGGGTGAAGATGCACTTGCAACTTTACAGGCATTCCGTGATATGGGTGTGAGCATTGAAGGACCAAAAAATGGTGAAGTGACCATTCACGGTGTGGGTATTAATGGCTTAAAAGCACCGAAAACTGCGCTGTATATGGGCAACTCAGGTACATCCATGCGTCTGCTTTCAGGTATGTTATCTGCACAGCAATTTGATTCTGTGATGACTGGTGATGCATCATTGTCTAAACGTCCGATGGAACGTATTGCGAAACCTTTACGTGAAATGGGCGCGCAGATTCAAAGTACCGGTGAACGTGGTACACCACCAATTTCAATCACAGGTGCACAAGCGTTGAAAGGCATTCATTATGATTTGCCAATGGCGTCGGCTCAGGTGAAATCAGGGATTTTACTTGCGGGTCTTTGGGCAGCAGGTGAAACGTCTGTGACTGAACCTGAACCAACACGTGATCATACAGAGCGTATGCTTCGTGCATTTGGTTATGATGTCAAAACTGAAGGTAATCGTATTTCGCTACAAGGTGGTGGAAAATTAGTGGGTACTGAGATTCAAGTACCATCTGATATTTCATCAGCAGCGTTCTTTATGGTCGGTGCAGCGATTACTGAGGGGTCAGATGTGACGCTTGAAGCGGTTGGAATTAACCCAACACGTACAGGTGTGATTGAAATCCTCAAGCAGATGGGCGCGGATTTAACGGTTGAAAATGAACGTGTTGCAGGCGGCGAACCGATTGCAGATATTCGTATTCGTGGTAGTCGTACTTTAAAAGGTATTCACATGCCTGAAGACCAGGTGCCTTTAGCGATTGATGAATTCCCTGCATTGTTTATTGCAGCGGCATGTGCTGAAGGTCAAACCATTTTGACTGGTGCGGCTGAACTGCGTGTGAAAGAATCTGATCGTATCCAGGTGATGGCAGATGGTTTAAAAACTATGGGCATCGACTGCACACCAACTGAAGATGGCATTATCATCGAAGGTAAAGGTAAATCAGGCGAGTGGGGTGCAATCTTCACGGGTGGTGAAATCGAGTCACATCATGACCATCGTATTGCGATGAGTTTCTCAATGGCGGGTCTGCGTAACTCAGAGGTGATTAAAATTGTTGGCACTGAAACTGTGGCAACCAGTTTCCCGACATTTACCCAGTTGACTACGCAGGCAGGCTTGAATATTCAGGTGACTGAGTAA